Genomic DNA from Perca flavescens isolate YP-PL-M2 chromosome 14, PFLA_1.0, whole genome shotgun sequence:
TGACAAACAACCCTTGGCTGCAGTAACTTAATCTAGTCAGTAGAAGGGAACATTGTGCAGCTTTATGAGTCCAAAACGTGTTTATGTagactatgtttacatgttgtACAAACCTCCAATATCAATTGCCAAGTTTCAGCAAACACAAGTTTGATTACTGGTTAACATGATTCCCAAGACTGCTGTTTCAAAGTATACAAATCGTTTTCTTTAGTGTCGAATGAGGTTGACATGTTTACCTAACAATCTCAACAGTGtccaacatcatttgacccagATTTCAGGAAAAGCCTGATATTTTTtgtcacacagacaaaaaacagacaacaaTGATGGCTCAGTAATATAGGTGTGAACAGGAGTTGAGAAAGACAATATATTTCAAAGGCAGAAACCAGTAGCCTATAGACAGGGCTGCTGATACAGTCTCTGACCTTACACTATTTGTCAGGATTAAGGGGAGAATATTAAATGTGAGTCCTTAATCCTTGAAAATCTCATAGAAATACTCCAATCTGTCATTCATTTAGTGTCTCAATACCAGGAATTAAAGGGTGTCAGAGAGTAGGCTATAGGCTATGTGGCAAAAGTAAGGATTTCATCAGATGCTTAATTTATGCTTACATTTGTCAAttatgtagctagctaatgtttaatttattttgaaattactttaattaaaaagttaaattaattaaaattactCTAATTTCATGTTTCAGGATGTGTGATTATGTTATCAACACTAATAAGTTACAGTCTCCCTTAAAGCTATaagctaaccctaacctaactgCTAAAACGGTTTATCGATTTTGTACTCGACGTTATTGATTACTGTAATGTGTAGCAACATTCAACATTATTGACAGCCAATACAATACAGCAGCTGTGGTGACTCAAATCAAGGTTGATTGAATCCGGGCAGGACGTGGGATGGGGGGGAGGTGCTGGGatgaaagggagggagagaggccGAGCTGTGTACCATATAAGACTGGAACTAATGCGATTTGGCTTTTACAAAATAAGAGCATAACAGTCCCCACATGTTAACCTTTTAAAGCCTATATATAAGTAAACCTTTTTAGCTTGCCCACCATTGTGTTTGAGTTTTATTACATTACGTATTCAATTTAAGAAAGTGATATGTAGTATAATTTTCTTAACCCTATGTAAGATTAGATGACACAACATGGCTCAAATTACGGGTTCCCGTCGCCGTCTTATTTTTAAATAAGTAACCGGATATGAACATATTCACAGTCGTCATCTTGATTTAAGATGTAGTTGTTCGGCAGAGTAGAGCCAACGGCAAAATAACGGGAACGGGTTCGGTTTGGACATTAAAACAAGCGAGGGCAAACGCACCAAGCGTGGAAGCGGCGACACTTAAAACACGTAACGTTTGGCGATAACGTAAGTCTACATCTGTATTTACTATTTGTGCCACTTCTGGGAGTGTTGGTGATAGTTTCCTTGTTAGAAAGATGTGGAACATCATCAAAAGTATTTGGGAAGAAGAACTGCTGGGCGGTGCACTCTGCAGCCCAACACTGAAGATGTTTGGTTCTGGGCTGTGGTTTATATTTGTTAATGCAGATGAATAACCCAGACTGCGCAGTCAGAAAGATTAGTTTTTATTACTCTTTCCCGTTTCGACAGTGTAAATATTGCAGATTATATCAGGAAAAATACTGTTTTTCCAAAATGTAGCCTATCATTGATCTCTTTAGTAGGtatcacagacacaaacaatagTTAATTTAAGCACTGTTAACTGTGAGTTGATAGGGAAGCCTAAACTTGCAAgctagtattattattattttttttacaagcttttATGTGCTGCCTTTATAACTAAATGAAATGAATATCAAAGCCCAGCACTTGTTGCATAAGTTATTTAGGAAACATCCTGTGTGGAAGTCCCTTTCTGCAGCCTCACAGTGGGCGACTGCTGCAAGTTACAGGGTAGATGATGAAAGGGCAATTGTCCCAAATCTAACCCTCTACCCAAACATGGAAAGGCTTTGCACCATATTGCAGAAATAATGAATAATGTTTCCTTGTAATCTAACCTTGGACAATACTCCTTAGTCTATTGTCAGCTGTGTCGGTTATTTCAGCTGTTCTTGAAGGCGTTATGAGTGATAATGTGTCCTCTTACAAACTAGCAATCACCAATTCACACAAGCGCAATTATTTAGCTACACACTTCATTTTAATCTCCAGAATAATGTCTTAGATATTTACCCCTTTCATGGTTTGTATCCCACAGAAGATGGGATACAAACATTTGTCCCATTGTATCTGGCCTTGTTAATGTGTGCATGTCCCTCTGTCTTAGGCCGGCATCCTCTACTTCCATTTCCTGGCATCTGCAGATGCAGGAGGGGCCAGTGGAGAACTGAAATGAAAGAAGCAGCAAAGAGACAGGGATGAAGATGCTCTCCATGTTCCTTCCTGGACTTTCTGATCCATCACATTAGCTCAATttaggtgtttttttatttatttctttttttttgtcaagacTAGACTGTGGAAAAGTAGCTATCACACATTTTTGTATTACCTCTTGCTTGTTGCCTGTCTTCTGGCTTCTTTGCAGAACACCAATACTTGCTACCACTCTTCTATAGACAGGCAGTTATTAGTTTATTGAAATCATGGCAAACATGTGCCCGTATGGCCGCTTTACCCACGCCGTGGTGCGGGGCATCCCAGAGACCTTTGGGAAAGCAGTGGGAGATGGTGGTAAGAACGGGGAGACCTCTGTGGACCTGGCCAAAGCTCAGCGTCAGTTTGGTTGCCTGACAGGAGCCCTAAGGCAGAAGGTGGGCCTGCAGCTGATCGAGATCCCCCCTGACCCCGAGCTGCCAGAGAGCTGGAGGATAGAGGATGTGGCAGTCATCCAGGGAGACACAGCGCTCATCACCAGGCCCTTCAAACAGCAGAGACGCAGTGAGGTAACACAGTGGAGAAGAAACTGGTCTTAGTTTAGCGATTTCTGCACCCTATCCTCTGATGATGCACTTAATCTTGCTTTGTGTGATAAAGGGCAGCAAGTAGTAGCCATTAGTTTCAGTTCTCATCAGTATGGTTTGAGAATGAACTTGCAGCAGATACTTCACTTGTTTAGATGGAATTTAGttgccttttgttttttaagtttcaTCTATGTCTCATGGTCCAAAAGATTTTTGTTGATAGTCGTTTATGCATATGTTTCATTTTGGAAACTCAACATCTGAGAATTGAGAGTAGACTGCTGAAAACAACCTTTTTAATACAAGAGACGACCAAACTCAAATTCCCCTTATCATGCCGtccatgttttcttttgttgtttgtcCTTTATGTTGGATTTTGCAAAGCAATATGTTTTTTGCCAATCAAGTTGTCTTGGATGTCAGAGGTTCcttaaaactttatttttggGGTCTGCAATTTCATAATCATTACCCTAAAAATTCCTGCAAAGCATGATGAAATTTGTTACTAATTATAGGGGGAAAAGCGGTAGCAAATTAATAATTGgttatgatttattttacaGGTCTGTAATGAAAGTTCAAGTGGAAAGAACTGTGTAATTGTAGACGAAATAGGAATTTCATTAATAGAACAGCTCAATTACCCCCCACCCATTGTTCATTAGTTACTGGAAagtttattgttcatatttttgtgtaCGTACCTACTCATTTTCTCTAAAATTATAACGTACCAAATTGCATAGTTCTTTGGAGGAAATAGaaccattatttaaaaaaaaaaaaagcattacagaGGTTCCTTGAGTGCACCAATATCAAAAATCATTGTTTGTGCTTTGGAACTTGTTAGGCAGTAATGTGAAGTTTTGTTTGtgggagatagatagatagtacaAACTGTAATGCGTAATGCATACACTGTCAACTTCTCATACTGAATGAAGTTGAGCATGAATGTGTTGCTCATGTTACTTGCTTCTCTTTGCTCCTCATCTTTCCAGGTGGAGGCAGTGAGGAGGGTGGTGTCAGAGCTGAACCTGACTGTGGTGGAGATGGGGGCTGAGGAGGGGGACTCTGGAGGGGCCACGCTGGAGGGCAGTGACATCCTCTTCACAGGGAGGGAGTTCTTTGTCGGCATCTCCTCCCACACCAATCACAGAGGGGCTGAAGTGCTGGCAGACACTTTCAGGGTAAGAGGCATGGAGATAAGATGTAACCGTGATGGAATCTCTACATGAAGCAGACAGATtactttttaatagttttttgcTTGGGGTCTTTTGTCATGAATGCATGAGTCTGTAAGTAATAAAGGTTGTTAAAATGGGATGATATACCTAAAAAATACTGCCAGTCGTTGTTGCATGTTGCATGTATTGGTTATGGTATGAACTTCTGGCTCTTCTTAGTGCCAAGATGCTTGTCAGAAAATAAACCCAGCTGCCAAAGTGAGCAGGTGGCCATTTGCTGTGTTGCATTTGGGGAATTATTGTCTGTTAACAGTGATGAATGAGGTTGTTCTATTGGCCAAATAATGGAGGCCACACAGTGGGGCCCTCCAGCTCGACACAACCTACCTATAAGTATTGATTCCTCCACTTCTCTTAAGTGCATTTTACACACTTTGCTACTCCAtaaaacgcacacacactttgcatCTACTTGTGTtaaatgtgcgtgtgtgtgtgttgcgtgagTCTGGTATGAATTAGTGTAGGTGGGAGGGCTCATGTGGTCAGAACGAGGGATGAAAGAGGACAACAATTTACATCCACTATATTGTGTTTCAAAATTGGTAACCCTAGCATTTTGCATGCTATACAATTGTCATTCATAAAATTCAATAttttacatgtgatttttacatGTTTATAGCCACATATTTATCATTGTAATAATAACACTAAGTGGCAGTTATAGTGCAGCCTCAGCTTGAATCAAATCTTTGTATTTTTAGCCACGGAAGACAGTGTTGGTTGGttagtccaccactttggtccagactgaaatatctcaactatttgatggattgccatgagatttggtacagatattcatggcgcccagaggatgaatcctgctgactttggtgatcctctgacttttcctctagtgccagtATGAGGTTGAAGTTTGTGGTTTTCAGTGAAATGTCTATTGGATGGAATGCTATGATATTTAGTACACATTCATGTCCCCCTTCAAGATGAATTGTAATCACTTTGGTGATTCTCTGAAATTTCATCAGGtgacatttttaatttgtccaacACTTTGGTTTATGGCTAAATACCTTCCAAAATAACAATACCATCAGCCTCTGCTGTAATTTGTGTTTAGTGCCAGTTAAGCATGCTAAGAAACTAAACTAAGTTGGTGAATGTGAAACATTATATGTGCTAAACCTccacatgttagcattgtcattgtcagctcgctgacattagcatttaactcaaagcaccactgtgcctagATACAGCTTCACAGAGCTCCTGGCGTGGCTGTAGACTGTCCTGTAATTATAGCTATTTATTTGACAATACTGATGTTGGACACAGACGTATAATTTTCATTGAGGTAATTTATGACaccaaaacattattttaattagGATTtcacctctgtttttttttaggctgtCTGGTATTATTCTACAGCAGCCACagtacattaaaaaaagacaattttcaTGTCACAACATCCCTACTATTTAAAcgggttttgtttttgtttgtttccatcGAATGTTATTCTTGACAAGATGGAAAAGGCTCAGCAACAGTTTTTAGACCATGGGACAAAAAAACTTGAAATTTTAAAATACTTGTCTGTAAAACTGTTTCAGATTGGTCAGGCAGCAGGCTGTTACACTGCATGTTTTACAGACTAGCATCCCAAagaaatgttttccttttttaatgcAGTTAAAGAAACAAATATTCACCAGCTTTGGTCAGAGATGAGCTAAAATGAGTTAAACCTTTTAACCTCCATCGGTTCAGGACTTTGCTGTTTCCACCGTCCCCGTCTGTGGTGGAGCCCGCTTGAGAAACATCTGTTCCATGGGAGGTCCAGACACAATCATCATCAGCAACAGCGATGGAGCCAAGAAGACACTCCGggtaagtgtatgtgtgtgcatgcggtgttaataaatacaaaataatatgcattatttttaaaggaatagtttgacattttttggaaGTACACTTACTCGCTTTCTCACTTTCCCAAAATGTGAAACTAGGTGTTCAGCCTTTATGCAAATTCACCAACACTGCAGCTAATATGttactttaaaatgtacaaaagcCTCATAAGTGATGGAAAAAAATGAAGGACAATCCCAAGCAAAATCCCAGAATGTGTTTTTGAATTCTGGATGAAGATTTGAGGGTGATTTTAAtgataaatatatttgtatacTTTTTATATTCAAAAATATATGCAGTTAAATTTAAGATATTGTCATGAATATCCAAATCATTTATTAGCCAGGCCCTAGCATCTCTTTCCAGTCAATATCAACATTATTGTCTATCATACGGTTTCCCTTCTCTCTGTCCTAACGTGAACTGCTGAGGTCATATTAATAATAGCACTAATGTTGCCTTTGAGTCTGTGTGTAATGCGTGGTCTGCAATACGTGTATGTGTGGAGCAGTCAGGGTGGTGCACAGTAAtattaagtgtgtgtttgtctccagATGATGGAACAGCTGACTGATCACCACTATGAAGTGCTTACTGTTCCAGAGGAATCGGCAGCAAACTGCATCTACATCAAAGGTCCGTCTAAACTGGACTTCCTGCTCCACCGGCCTGCAGAGGAATGTCCTGACAGCGTCTCTGTGAGTACAGCTGAggatttagatttttattttattttttattctcatCTTTGTTCAATTAAAGGATCATGGCagcagcattttattttgtctttggcAATTTAATATTGCACTACCCTAATGCTGGGAGTATCGCAGGATATGTTGAccttttgcagtttttttttcttttttttttttaaatcggttTCCTGACTTTAAGTCCCTAGTTTAGGTTAAGCTcccaaaaacactggatcctacagTTCCACAATGCTACTCAACATATTTTTACTGCTGGGTAAACACCCACATCTGTCAACCTCCAAATAGACttaaaaagatttgaaggctcAAATCCAATCCAAGATAATACTGAAAACATAATCAGGAACTGTTTTCACAGGTTAAGTAGTGCTAACCACATCAAGTAAACTGATCTTTATATGTAGAATCAGTGGATTACCCCTTTTATTATCCATGGAGAGTCTAAACCTACTAAACTAAACTTGCATTTGCTGTAGTCTCTTATACTTGTGTATATACTTTATGcttcagttcagttttttttttttttttttttttaatagttatATAGATATAGCacaatatccatccatccatcttcgtccgcttatccggtatcgggtcgcggggggagcagctccagcaggggaccccaaacttccctttcccgagcaatattaaccagctccgactggggatcccgcgttcccaggccaggttggagatataatccctccatctagtcctgggtcttcccgaggcctcctcccagctggacgtgcctggaacacctccctagggaggcgcccaggggcatccttaccagatgcccgaaccacctcaactggctcctttcgacgcaaaggagcagcggctctactccgagctcctcacggatgactgagcttctcaccctatctctaagggagacgccagccaccctcctgaggaaacccatttcagccgcttgtaccctggatctcgttctttcggtcatgacccagccttcatgaccataggtgagggtaggaacgaaaactgaccggtagatcgagagctttgccttctggctcagctctcttttcgtcacaacggtgcgatagattgaatgcaataccgcacccgctacaccgattctccgacc
This window encodes:
- the ddah2 gene encoding N(G),N(G)-dimethylarginine dimethylaminohydrolase 2, which codes for MANMCPYGRFTHAVVRGIPETFGKAVGDGGKNGETSVDLAKAQRQFGCLTGALRQKVGLQLIEIPPDPELPESWRIEDVAVIQGDTALITRPFKQQRRSEVEAVRRVVSELNLTVVEMGAEEGDSGGATLEGSDILFTGREFFVGISSHTNHRGAEVLADTFRDFAVSTVPVCGGARLRNICSMGGPDTIIISNSDGAKKTLRMMEQLTDHHYEVLTVPEESAANCIYIKGPSKLDFLLHRPAEECPDSVSAFQKLQDYTLLPTACSEASKLGASLSSLCLLINQKHTYF